One Pseudomonas brassicacearum genomic region harbors:
- a CDS encoding sugar transferase: protein MTRHEQDIPIDTRGRDKRVDPDHRRRLDAAIHRQGRGWLTGRDGGRPWTVSRTNRVVACLGALAILVMLCPLLLGLALLVKFSSPGPVLFVQKRTGYRGRVFGMYKFRTMVANAEALKESLRHLNKHGADAIDFKIDNDPRITPIGRFLRRSSLDELPNLINVVTGDMRLVGPRPTSFNAYRYKDNHLVRLSIYPGLTGLWQISGRSNIDFDQRVELDLSYIAEQSLLLDLKILMITPFKVFSGHGAS from the coding sequence GCCATGAGCAAGACATTCCGATTGATACCCGCGGACGCGACAAACGTGTCGACCCCGACCACCGCAGGCGCCTGGACGCCGCCATCCACCGACAAGGTCGTGGCTGGCTGACCGGTCGCGACGGCGGTCGGCCCTGGACCGTCTCACGCACCAACCGGGTGGTGGCCTGCCTCGGCGCACTGGCGATCCTGGTGATGCTCTGCCCGCTGCTGCTGGGCCTGGCCCTATTGGTCAAGTTCTCCAGCCCCGGCCCGGTGCTGTTCGTGCAGAAGCGTACCGGTTACCGAGGCCGGGTTTTCGGCATGTACAAGTTCCGCACCATGGTCGCCAACGCCGAAGCCCTCAAGGAGTCGCTGCGCCACCTCAACAAGCACGGCGCCGATGCCATCGACTTCAAGATCGACAACGACCCACGCATTACTCCCATCGGCCGGTTCCTGCGACGCAGCAGCCTCGACGAACTGCCGAACCTGATCAATGTAGTGACCGGCGACATGCGCCTGGTGGGCCCGCGGCCGACCTCGTTCAACGCCTATCGCTACAAGGACAACCATCTTGTGCGCCTGAGCATTTACCCCGGCCTGACCGGCCTGTGGCAGATCTCCGGGCGCAGCAATATCGACTTCGACCAGCGCGTGGAATTGGACCTCAGCTACATCGCTGAACAAAGCCTGTTGTTGGATTTGAAGATCCTGATGATTACCCCCTTCAAAGTTTTCAGCGGCCACGGAGCGAGTTAA